In one window of Solanum pennellii chromosome 2, SPENNV200 DNA:
- the LOC107011159 gene encoding GDSL esterase/lipase At1g29670-like: MFAAELLGFDLYIPPFAKTEGSEILDGVNYASGSAGICYNSGSHLGDRIYLGRQLENHQSTVSRISNLVGNTTSAEKHLNKCLFIVALGSNDYINNDLLPEIYPSSRLYAPSQYATALIDQYSRHLRLYMKKMEQGKLPYLD; the protein is encoded by the exons ATGTTTGCAGCTGAACTCCTGGGATTTGATCTCTACATTCCCCCTTTTGCAAAGACAGAAGGTAGTGAGATCTTGGATGGTGTAAATTATGCATCTGGTTCAGCTGGAATTTGCTATAACAGCGGAAGTCATCTT GGTGATCGCATTTACTTGGGTAGGCAGTTGGAGAATCATCAATCAACAGTTTCTCGTATATCTAATTTAGTGGGAAATACAACTTCAGCTGAAAAGCACTTGAATAAGTGCCTATTCATAGTTGCATTAGGGAGCAATGATTACATCAACAATGACTTGTTGCCTGAAATATATCCCTCAAGTCGGTTATATGCACCAAGCCAGTATGCAACTGCCTTGATTGATCAATATTCACGACATCTAAG ACTTTATATGAAGAAGATGGAGCAAGGAAAGTTGCCTTATTTGGACTAG